GGCTGTAGAAAGTGGATTGATTGAAGTACTGATGTTCTCCATCAATCCCTGTTACGATTTGCAACCGCCCAGCGAAAATGTAGATGATTTATGGGCTGACGAAAGTTATGCCCATTCCCTTGAAAATATAGATCCGGAACGTGAAAAGCTTTATGAACTCTGTGAGCAGAAAGGTATAGGTCTGGATGTAATGAAAGTCTATGGCGGCGGAGACTTACTGAGTGAAACGAACTCTCCCTTTGGCAAAGCTATGACACCGGTGCAGTGTATTGAGTATGCGCTAACCCGTCCGGCTGTTGCTTCCGTAATGGTCGGTTGCAAAAGTTGCGATGAGATGCAAGCTGCCATCAACTGGTGCAATGCTACTAAAGAAGAAAAAGATTACACCTCGGTTATGGCAGGTATGGAAAAGTTTAGCTGGCAGGGGCATTGCATGTATTGCGGACATTGCGCTCCTTGCTCGGTAGGAATTGATATAGCGAGTGTAAACAAGTACTATAACCTAACCATTGCCCAGAATGAAATACCCGAGACAGTACATGAACACTACAAGACGCTCTCGCATCATGCCTCGGAATGCATTCAGTGCGGACAATGTGAAACGAACTGTCCCTTTGGAGTAGGCATCATCGAACAGATGGAAAAGGCTGCGGAAAAGTTCGGATATTAGCAAAACGAACGTTGCTTTACTTTCCAAGCATAAAGCAACACCACGATAAACGAAAGCAACGGAATGATGAACGAGAAAGACATATTGGTCTGATCAGCCACATACCCCATCATGAGCGGTCCTACCGCTCCCCCGATGGGGGACATCATCAGATAAGAAGATGCACGCTTCGTATAGTTACCCAATCCCCTCAATGAGAGAGCGAAAATCGTGGGGAACATAATAGCTTCGAACGCATATCCCAAGAACAGGGCTATCAATGACAAAATGCCCAGATTAAGAACTACCAAAGACGTACTGACCACCGTTCCTATTGCACAAACGAACAGCACTTTTTCTGCCCGGATATACCGCATAATCCAGCTACCGGCAAAACGTCCGCACATAAACAGTCCCAAGCCACCGAACGAAAGTACTACAGATGCATCGCGGGCATTCATCCAGCCGTCATCCACCACATAATTGATAAAGAAACTGTTGATTGAGATTTCAGCTATCTCGTAACAAAACAGACTGATAATGCCAAAAATAAACAGCTTGTGCGACCAAAGCCCGCGTGCACCGTTTTCTCCGACTTCTTCTTCATCAGCTTCATGAACAATCTCCGGCAGGCGTATCTTATAGAATACCAGAGCAACTCCCAATACAATGATCCCCATCAGTGTGTAAGGCAATGATATATTGCTTTCGCCCCCTTCCGAGAATAATAACAATCCCCCGATAAGCGGACCGCAAATACATCCCAATCCATTGAACGACTGCGCCAGATTCAGGCGGCTGGCAGCCGTTTCCCGGTCGCCTAATTCCGTCATGTAAGGATTAGCCGCTGTTTCCAGAAAAACCAAGCCACAGGCTATGACAAACAGGGAGAACAGAAAAAAATTGAAAGACATCCAATATTCCCCGGGAATGAAAAACAGGGAGCCTATGCCATAAAGCAACAGACCGAAAACCACTCCTTTCCGGTAACCGTATTTATTGATAAACAGTCCAGCAGGAATAGCCATCACGAAATAACCCAGGTAAAACATAACCTGTACCCATGCCGAATGGGCACGTGTAATAACCAGCACATCTTGAAAGTGTTTGTTCAGCACATCTAATATCGCATGTGCAAATCCCCATAAGAAGAATAGGGAAGTTACCAGAATAAAAGGAATCTTATACTCCTTCTTTACCAAATTTTGCATACAGAACTCTTTTATAAAGAAAGCCACTCAAGGTTTTCAGCGCGCAAAGATAGCCAAGAAATTTCATAATACGGCAGTTTCCCTTAACTTTGTGCCCCAAATTCAAAATTATATAATGGAACACAGAAAACTGACAAGATATCTGATATCGCTGATAATGATCCTGATAATGGTAGGTTTAGCCGAATGGACCGATGAAAAGGAGATTCTGTTTCCAGAAATGACAGCACTGATCATCGGCCTGTTAATTATCGATAAGCGGGTATGGAATGTAAAACGTTGGCAAATCATCCTACTTATGACTCTTGGAGCAGCAGTCGGTATCTGCATTGTTCGTTATTCACCCCTGCCCTATGTGGTCAATCTATGCGCCGCATTTGCTTTTGCAGGTGCTTCCCTTTTAATCAGTCGCGCTACACTGATTCCTTTGATATCAGCTTGCGTATTGCCCGTTTTGCTTCATACAGAAAGTATCGTTTATCCGATAGCAGTCTTTTCAATGTCAGTGTCAGTAGTGCTTGTACAAATCATCCTACCCCCACTCATGGTGACCTTTGTAGAAATGGTAAACTCCAAAGCAGGATTCAGAAATCGCCCTACACAAGTATTTCTCTTTCTGACTACCGTAGCCACTCTGGGTACTGTACTTCAAATTGTCGGTCACCACCATCTTCATCTACCGGAAAGTATCGTTGCTTTAACCATTGCAGCTATCCTGTTCCTCATCTTCGAGTGGACAGGGAAATACTTTGCCCCTTCCGGAGCATTGGCATTCATTCCTATGCTATTACCCCAAGAGGGGCTGGCTTGGTTACCTTTGGAGGCTTCTATCGGAGCCGCCCTATTCATAACCATCGCCATGGTTGTCTTTCAAAAATGCTATAAATGGAATCGGGCACAACTCATCTTCTGTGCTACCCCAACCCTATTACGTGAATATATGAACCGTAAAAAACGAGAAAAACAAATCGAATAAATTAAGAACAAGATGAATACATACATGGAAACCCCACGCCTGATCCTACGTGATTGGAAAGAAGAAGACATCCCCGTCTTTGCCGGATTAAATAGCAACGATCAGGTAATGAAATTCTTTCTCAAACAGCTATCTTATCAGGAAACATTCGACTTCTATAATCGCATCCGGAAGGAATTCGCATCCAGAGGATACGGGTTGTATGCAGTAGAAAAGAAAGAAAACCATGCGTTTATAGGTTATGTAGGGTTGCATGATATTACGTTCGACGTAGATTTTGCCCCGGCCGTAGAGATAGGTTGGCGCCTGATTCCCGAAGTATGGAATCAGGGATATGCTACCGAAGCGGCTTCAGCCTGTCTGGAATATGCAAAAAAGACATTGGGACTGAAAGAATTATATTCTTTCACCTCACTCCCAAACAAACGTTCGGAACGCGTGATGCAAAAAATAGGTATGGTAAAAAGCAAAGAGTTTGATCATCCATTGGTCAGTCCCGACCATCCTTTATGCAGACATGTACTGTATAAGATCTCCTTGATAAATAGATAGTCAATATACCGTCCACGAGTACCTGTAAGGCACATTAAAAAGGGCTACACCTTTTATCCCGGATGGCTACACCCTTTACCCCAAAAGGTGTAGCCATCCGGGGGAAAGGGTGTAGCCCTGAAAAAGAAAGGATTTTCACCTTTAAAGAAAAGTGCAATATACCATAGTCTTTCTAAATGCTAATAAAAAACAATTATTACTTTTTTATTAACAAATTACGAATTAAAAGTTGCCATTCCCAACTATTGTATTACCTTTGTCGCGGTTTGAGTTACGAATCGTTATCGTATAGTTCTCCTTTTTATATTTTATTAAGCAGACCTCTCCTTTAATTATCCCCCTCACTCTTACTTAATATTTATTTAATTAAAATTTCAAATGAACATTTACATTTCAGGTTTAAGCTATGGCATAAATGATGCTGACTTGAACGAATTATTCTCAGCGTATGGAGAGACCTCTTCAGCTAAAGTTATTATGGACAGAGAATCGGGAAGATCCAGAGGATTTGGTTTCGTCGAAATGACAAGCGATACAGATGGACAAAAGGCAATTAATGAACTTAACGGAGCAGAATACGATCAGAAAACTATTTCAGTAAGCGTTGCACGTCCTCGTGAAGAAAGACCTCGTAACAACGGTTATAATTCCAGACGTTATTAATGTCTACCCTACAACAAGAACAAGAGATCAGATCTTCTGTTCTTGCTTTTTTCAACTAAAACAGCAATACAAAGAAAAGAACATCGCTAAACGAATAGAATACCCGGAAGTATATTTATCCGCTTACAGTCTTATTACAATATCAGTTTTATGAAGCCATTTTTTATTGGAAATATAGAGATAAAAACACCTATCATACAAGGTGGAATGGGAGTCGGAATTTCATTGTCCGGCCTGGCATCAGCCGTAGCCAACGAAGGCGGCATTGGTGTTATTTCATGTGCAGGTTTAGGCCTGCTATACCCTAAAGGCAAAGGCGACTATACCGAAAAGTGCATTTGCGGACTCAAAGAGGAAATCAGAAAAGCCCGCCAAAAAACAAAAGGAATCATCGGAGTGAATATCATGGTGGCCCTTTCCAATTATGCAGAGATGGTACGCACTGCCATAAGCGAAAAAATCGACGTAGTCTTTGCCGGTGCAGGACTTCCGCTCGACCTCCCCCTATACCTGACACCGGAAAGCAAAACGAAGTTGGTGCCCATTGTATCTTCTTCAAGAGCGGCCAAGATTATATGTGACAAATGGCAGAAGAACTTTGATTATTTACCCGATGCCATAGTAGTAGAAGGCCCTAAAGCCGGAGGACATTTGGGCTTTAAGAAAGAACAGATACAAGATGAGAAATACGCTTTGGAATCCTTGATACCCGAAGTTGTAGCAATTGCAATGAACTATAAGGAAAGAAAAGATATTCCTGTAATTGCCGCAGGTGGAATCTCTACAGGCGAAGATATTGCACGATTCATGCAATTGGGAGCTTCAGCCGTACAAATGGGAAGCATTTTCGTAACAACCCAAGAGTGCGATGCTTCACAAACCTTCAAAGAGGTTTATATCCACTCTAAGCCCGAAGACGTTCTCATTATCGAAAGTCCCGTAGGAATGCCCGGACGAGCCATTGATGGGGAATTTATCCGTAATGTAGAGAAAGGACAGGAAAAGCCCAAATGTTGCTCATTCCATTGCATCAAGACGTGTGACTATCAGAAGAGTCCTTACTGCATCATCAAAGCACTGTATAATGCGGCCAAAGGAAATATGAAAAGAGGATATGCATTTGCAGGTAGTAATGCTTTTCTCTCTGAAAAAATACGCAGTGTAAAAGAAGTGATAACTACATTGAACAATGAGTTTCTTTTAGCAACCTGCCAATTAGCCCCAGCGAAAATGAAAACTTAAAAACAATTCAATATGATGAAAAAGAGTATTGTCCGACCAGAGACCAGTCAGTTAGCAGAAAACGCTCTTAAAGAGCATAAGAAAAAAGTTGGAGAAGTTATTCTTGTAGCAATTACTCCACGAACAACAATTGAACTTCCGGCCAATCTATCTCAAGCTGAAATAGCCGAACGTGTAGAACTCTATAAAAAACTGCATAGTTCCAAAATATAATTCAGTTGATTTTTCATCGATTGACAAAATATAAAAGCCCTGAAGTGCGAAACTTCAGAGCTTTTTAAATCATTCTCCTATTAACAGTTTACTTATTGCAGCATTATTCATAGCCCATTCATAGGTGTAAGCCTCATAGGCTTCAAGAGTATCCATCATCCGGTATCACTGGTACGTTTCATGAAAAGTAAATTTCGTTCGGGTAGTCAGTTGTACACTGAGGATATCTAAAGGGAGTGTAGTATCCGGATATCCCTATCCCCCTACTCCCGTCACTGTCTTCAGCAAATAACCTATCAGAAAACTGATTCCGGCCACGGAGAAGCTCAACACTGCCATCTCTGTGAAACGTCGTTTAAAGCTTTCATTACGGGCAATGGCATAATAATAGTTGAAAAAAGCAATAATCAGCAACGCCATCACCAGCATGATGCATAAAGCCAGAACAGGACTTGACAATAAGATAAACGGACCTACCAAAGCCACTACGGTTATGATATAAGCTATCCCCGTATAAATAGCTGCCTTAACCGGACGCTTATTATGAGTCTTTTCTGATTTAGTGGAAAGGTATTCGGAAGAAGCCATAGAAAGTGCCGCTGCAATCCCTGTAATGCTGCCGGTCAGCGCAATCAGTTTCGTATCATTCAGCGCCAGCGTGAAACCTGCCAATGCTCCGGTAAACTCCACCAAGGCATCATTCAGCCCTAGGACCACCGAACCCATATATTGCAAGCGCTCCTCATCTATCATTTCAATAAGCTTTTCTTCATGGTGCTGCTCATCCCGCGCCATCTCGGCAAAGTGTTCCATACTCGGGTATTGGGAATATACCCCACTCGTTTCTTTCTCTCCCAGTTCCAGACGACGAACGGCAAACGTAGCACCCAGTAGACGCACTAACCATACATAAAAGCAGATTTCAAAACGATTAGGACTGACATCCTGATGAGTATAGCCTCGCAGTGTGGCGTAATGCCTACGTTCATCCTCTGCAATACGTTGCAATATCTCCCGGTTATGGGGATTCTTTTCCTTTGCCGCTAACTTCTGGTATATAATACTCGATGTTATTTCCTCTTTCTGAAAGCCAATCATCCTTTTTATCAATTCTTGTTCAGTCTCTTTCTCCATGCTCTTTATTTTAAGGATACACTAAATTATAAGTTATTTATCAGGTACAACAATCCAAGCAATAATTGTTTCCGGTCAGAATGATTTTTTAATAAAACATAGAAAGCTGATCGGTACGCAGACTCTTCATTTCCCGTTCTTTAATCACCACATCCTTATCTACTTCTCCGATTAGCATCGGAGAATCCTTATCGTGTTTACTCCGGTTAAATTTTGCCGTATTATAATTATCTTTAATAGCATAGCAATAAATGCAGCCATTAAGGCAACTTTCATAAGTGCCGATGTCAATACTTTCCACACAACGGCAAATGTCCCGCTGATTCTTGTCTTTACGGGCAGTAATAGGATATCCGATAATTCGTTCAATCAACCTATTGTCAACGCACACTCCACCCGAAATACCCAAATGAGATAAGTCGACCTTTGTTGTACAAGTATCTAACTCCATAGAACATTCATCCGCAACCTTCTTAAATGAAATGGCCATTGAATCGATATCTTCCTTTATCAACGGCTTGATATGAAACTCACGGAGAGAGGCACGCACATGCGGATAATGATCAATAAAACCCAGCATACACTTTTCAGTATAATCATGCAAAGCAAATGCCATTTCAGCAAATTTGTCTTGATGAAAAGCAACTGTGTATTGTTCATTCGTAAGAATAGGATCATATCGCCACACCACTTTCTCCCTTCCTATCTTATCAGAAAGGCGTTTGAATGTATCTATACGCTTTTGAAGTGGTGGCAGTTTACTTTCAAGTTCCGTTCCGTACGGATTCAGTGTAAACTGGAAATAGTATTTATAGTCCTGCAATCTGTCCAGTTTATCAATCATCGGTGCAGGATTCTTCGTCCAAAAGACAACGCAATCAATAACAGCAGGGTCCAGGTTGACCCTGCTGATCATATTAGGATTATACGGATTAGGTACCAGAACATACCTTTCTTTTATCCGGTTGAGAAACCACTCCGAATAAAAAGCAGGTATATCCGTCCTGCGACTGGCACTGATGATCATCTTCCTACCTCGCTATTCGTCGGAAGATGGAACCACGTAATCTTCTTTAATGAATTCGTCATATACCCTCTTGGGGTGGTCAAAATGAGCCACACCTGTACGATCTTCATTAAAGTTCTCGCGTCGGAATTTTTTCAGTTTCAAATTGTCTTCAGCATACTCTCTGAGTTTCCTCTTTTCACTTCCGTACAAAGAGCTATCCAACACCTCGGACTCCAACAAACCTTCCCTGGGAGTGATGGTAGGCAATAGATTTTGTTCCAGCAGTCCGCGATAAGCACCATTGTACTCACACCAAACATTATCGCCCAAAACAAACAAGCGATACGTGTAGTTTGACCATGCCGTCTTGATGGTAATCTCGCGGGCATAGATTTCTACTGTTGCCTCCGAATTGTAATTCGGATCACGAA
The nucleotide sequence above comes from Bacteroides intestinalis DSM 17393. Encoded proteins:
- a CDS encoding aldo/keto reductase; protein product: MEYRILGNTGLSVSVIALGCEGFMGKTEEQVHSEMDFAISKGINFIDMYTSNPDLRSNIGKALTGRRQLFIIQGHLCTTWENDQYLRTRDVEKTIASFEDQLTRLHTDYLDIGMIHYVDSEEDFHEVFNGPIIRLALRLKEEGKIRHIGLSSHNPTVARLAVESGLIEVLMFSINPCYDLQPPSENVDDLWADESYAHSLENIDPEREKLYELCEQKGIGLDVMKVYGGGDLLSETNSPFGKAMTPVQCIEYALTRPAVASVMVGCKSCDEMQAAINWCNATKEEKDYTSVMAGMEKFSWQGHCMYCGHCAPCSVGIDIASVNKYYNLTIAQNEIPETVHEHYKTLSHHASECIQCGQCETNCPFGVGIIEQMEKAAEKFGY
- a CDS encoding sugar MFS transporter — its product is MQNLVKKEYKIPFILVTSLFFLWGFAHAILDVLNKHFQDVLVITRAHSAWVQVMFYLGYFVMAIPAGLFINKYGYRKGVVFGLLLYGIGSLFFIPGEYWMSFNFFLFSLFVIACGLVFLETAANPYMTELGDRETAASRLNLAQSFNGLGCICGPLIGGLLLFSEGGESNISLPYTLMGIIVLGVALVFYKIRLPEIVHEADEEEVGENGARGLWSHKLFIFGIISLFCYEIAEISINSFFINYVVDDGWMNARDASVVLSFGGLGLFMCGRFAGSWIMRYIRAEKVLFVCAIGTVVSTSLVVLNLGILSLIALFLGYAFEAIMFPTIFALSLRGLGNYTKRASSYLMMSPIGGAVGPLMMGYVADQTNMSFSFIIPLLSFIVVLLYAWKVKQRSFC
- a CDS encoding GNAT family N-acetyltransferase — translated: MNTYMETPRLILRDWKEEDIPVFAGLNSNDQVMKFFLKQLSYQETFDFYNRIRKEFASRGYGLYAVEKKENHAFIGYVGLHDITFDVDFAPAVEIGWRLIPEVWNQGYATEAASACLEYAKKTLGLKELYSFTSLPNKRSERVMQKIGMVKSKEFDHPLVSPDHPLCRHVLYKISLINR
- a CDS encoding RNA recognition motif domain-containing protein, with the protein product MNIYISGLSYGINDADLNELFSAYGETSSAKVIMDRESGRSRGFGFVEMTSDTDGQKAINELNGAEYDQKTISVSVARPREERPRNNGYNSRRY
- a CDS encoding NAD(P)H-dependent flavin oxidoreductase; the encoded protein is MKPFFIGNIEIKTPIIQGGMGVGISLSGLASAVANEGGIGVISCAGLGLLYPKGKGDYTEKCICGLKEEIRKARQKTKGIIGVNIMVALSNYAEMVRTAISEKIDVVFAGAGLPLDLPLYLTPESKTKLVPIVSSSRAAKIICDKWQKNFDYLPDAIVVEGPKAGGHLGFKKEQIQDEKYALESLIPEVVAIAMNYKERKDIPVIAAGGISTGEDIARFMQLGASAVQMGSIFVTTQECDASQTFKEVYIHSKPEDVLIIESPVGMPGRAIDGEFIRNVEKGQEKPKCCSFHCIKTCDYQKSPYCIIKALYNAAKGNMKRGYAFAGSNAFLSEKIRSVKEVITTLNNEFLLATCQLAPAKMKT
- a CDS encoding VIT1/CCC1 transporter family protein, whose amino-acid sequence is MEKETEQELIKRMIGFQKEEITSSIIYQKLAAKEKNPHNREILQRIAEDERRHYATLRGYTHQDVSPNRFEICFYVWLVRLLGATFAVRRLELGEKETSGVYSQYPSMEHFAEMARDEQHHEEKLIEMIDEERLQYMGSVVLGLNDALVEFTGALAGFTLALNDTKLIALTGSITGIAAALSMASSEYLSTKSEKTHNKRPVKAAIYTGIAYIITVVALVGPFILLSSPVLALCIMLVMALLIIAFFNYYYAIARNESFKRRFTEMAVLSFSVAGISFLIGYLLKTVTGVGG
- a CDS encoding DUF1848 domain-containing protein; this translates as MIISASRRTDIPAFYSEWFLNRIKERYVLVPNPYNPNMISRVNLDPAVIDCVVFWTKNPAPMIDKLDRLQDYKYYFQFTLNPYGTELESKLPPLQKRIDTFKRLSDKIGREKVVWRYDPILTNEQYTVAFHQDKFAEMAFALHDYTEKCMLGFIDHYPHVRASLREFHIKPLIKEDIDSMAISFKKVADECSMELDTCTTKVDLSHLGISGGVCVDNRLIERIIGYPITARKDKNQRDICRCVESIDIGTYESCLNGCIYCYAIKDNYNTAKFNRSKHDKDSPMLIGEVDKDVVIKEREMKSLRTDQLSMFY